From Microcystis aeruginosa NIES-2549, a single genomic window includes:
- a CDS encoding O-linked N-acetylglucosamine transferase, translated as MSWHSQVEPAIIQGDFWQVSQFYEELIEREPLEISHYWYLGLAYLLEAREEEAQTTWLFVLSQGDEQEMNSWTVDLVNILDGEARRQVEVKNWQLSWVIRQHIYQINPDNLENLLYLVLLEIKLEYFYPQKLKDWQIVDLINSDKLENFDINLLLHTIYKLLDWPAQEVLDIIITLLKIDSQQSAILEIIEQHIEKIYYTDKTNAVILTLSCLDIIPDHLVLLHKIHQYYIDTGNFELALETANKIKNLSNDKAAKLYGIYLLLYTEILAGNWLNIDNKTQEYYQAIQNNLERGQCPMSNQAEVISITSPLAYLKDDLVGNRWLTNQLAKLFQEAVRKRFNQVTIESQKPKDVNKKLNIGYIAHTLRRHSVGFLSRWLIHYHQRDNFNIHLYLVNQVEDDITEQWFKNKVDKYNNLPANPQIIAEKINQDNIDILVDLDSITKDNTCRVMALKPAPIQITWLGLDATGIPAIDYFLVDNLVLEKNAQEFYQEKLWRLPNCYLAVDGFEIGIPTLTRQDLNIPADAITYLTLQVGLKRNPATIRLQMQIIKAVPNSYLLIKGAGSEKLINDLFISIAKEEGIDENRLRFLSGVANEEIHRANLQIADVVLDTYPYSGATTTLETLWMGIPVVTKVGQQWSSRNSYTFMTHGGISEGIAWSDEEYVQWGIKLGKDEQLRRKVIAKLDESRQTSPIWNARQFTKDVENAYRQMWQIYCES; from the coding sequence ATGTCTTGGCATTCCCAAGTTGAACCGGCAATTATCCAAGGGGATTTCTGGCAAGTTAGCCAATTTTACGAAGAACTGATAGAAAGAGAACCCCTAGAAATTAGTCATTATTGGTATTTAGGATTAGCCTATCTTTTGGAAGCTAGGGAAGAAGAAGCACAAACTACATGGTTATTCGTCCTCAGTCAAGGGGATGAACAGGAAATGAATTCGTGGACAGTAGATTTAGTCAATATTTTGGATGGGGAAGCGCGAAGACAAGTTGAGGTAAAAAATTGGCAATTAAGCTGGGTAATTCGTCAGCATATCTACCAGATAAATCCAGATAACCTAGAAAATTTATTATATTTAGTCCTGTTAGAAATTAAGCTAGAATATTTTTATCCCCAAAAACTTAAAGATTGGCAAATAGTTGATTTAATTAATTCGGACAAGTTAGAAAATTTCGATATAAATTTACTCTTACACACAATCTATAAACTTCTAGATTGGCCAGCGCAAGAAGTTCTGGATATTATCATAACCCTTTTAAAAATAGACTCACAACAATCGGCAATATTGGAAATTATTGAACAACATATTGAAAAAATTTATTATACCGATAAAACTAATGCTGTTATTTTGACTCTTAGCTGTCTAGATATTATACCCGATCACTTAGTACTTTTACATAAAATTCATCAATACTATATCGACACTGGTAACTTTGAGTTGGCCTTAGAAACGGCTAATAAAATCAAGAATTTATCCAATGATAAAGCTGCAAAACTGTATGGTATTTATCTGCTGCTATATACGGAAATTTTAGCAGGTAATTGGTTAAATATTGACAATAAAACCCAAGAATATTATCAAGCAATTCAAAATAATTTAGAACGGGGTCAATGTCCCATGAGCAATCAAGCTGAGGTTATTTCTATCACTTCTCCCTTAGCTTATTTAAAAGATGACTTAGTAGGCAATCGCTGGTTAACTAATCAGTTAGCTAAACTATTTCAAGAGGCAGTTAGAAAAAGATTTAATCAAGTTACTATCGAGTCTCAGAAGCCTAAAGATGTCAATAAAAAACTAAACATTGGCTATATTGCCCATACTTTACGCCGACATTCCGTCGGGTTTTTAAGTCGCTGGTTAATTCATTATCATCAACGAGATAACTTTAATATTCATCTCTACCTAGTCAATCAAGTCGAGGACGATATTACGGAACAATGGTTTAAAAATAAGGTGGATAAGTATAATAATTTACCAGCAAATCCCCAAATTATTGCTGAAAAAATTAATCAAGATAACATCGATATTTTAGTAGATTTAGATAGTATAACTAAGGATAACACCTGTCGAGTTATGGCACTTAAACCCGCACCAATTCAAATAACATGGTTAGGATTAGATGCCACAGGAATACCTGCTATTGATTACTTCCTTGTAGATAATCTAGTTCTAGAAAAAAATGCCCAAGAGTTTTATCAAGAGAAGCTTTGGCGCTTGCCTAACTGTTATCTTGCCGTGGATGGATTTGAAATCGGAATACCAACGCTAACCCGACAGGATTTAAACATACCAGCAGACGCAATTACTTATTTAACTTTGCAAGTGGGATTAAAAAGAAATCCTGCCACAATTCGCTTACAAATGCAGATTATTAAAGCAGTACCCAACAGTTATTTACTAATCAAAGGTGCGGGGAGTGAAAAGCTTATCAACGATTTATTTATCAGCATTGCTAAAGAGGAAGGAATCGATGAAAATAGATTGCGCTTTCTCTCAGGAGTTGCTAACGAAGAAATTCATCGCGCTAATCTCCAAATTGCCGATGTGGTACTCGATACCTATCCCTACAGTGGTGCAACCACTACTCTAGAAACTCTTTGGATGGGTATTCCTGTAGTGACAAAAGTTGGTCAACAATGGTCATCGAGAAATAGTTATACTTTTATGACTCATGGGGGAATTAGTGAGGGTATTGCTTGGAGTGATGAGGAATATGTGCAGTGGGGAATTAAATTAGGTAAGGATGAACAATTGAGACGCAAAGTTATCGCTAAATTAGATGAATCTAGACAAACTTCACCGATTTGGAATGCACGTCAGTTTACTAAAGATGTGGAAAATGCCTATCGTCAAATGTGGCAAATCTATTGTGAAAGTTAA
- a CDS encoding flavin-dependent dehydrogenase — MREILYREIPTPDSSAVCQWLQSDWQPASGVKTNTPNGVRLRLSEALELSIFVWTLQRTTYLKVFRWGERSHYLETSLTRQLDRALQKRFPPQYTTIPNIDQKNQSIFTALEADYPLTVHYFRKMPQGEADLERLYWWEKRWRDSAKNPQQPQPVIFSSSEENDHPIAYDLIYIGGALGAIHAAQMAKLGYRVLLVERLPFGRMNREWNISRSEFQSLINLGLFTAEEFEELIFQEYLDGFNKFFDGNNPPHLKAKILHTPTVLNIAINSDKLLQSCGKKLQDHGGKILDQTEFIKANITANSVTVTLNHSGEIQQIKGRLLIDAMGSASPIAWQLNGVRAFDSVCPTVGAVVEGFEPVVWDSHYGDVLNSHGDISKGRQLIWELFPGEGKELTFYLFHYHQVHPDNPGSLLEMYEDFFTILPEYRQCDPEKLTWKKPTFGYIPGHFSTGKKDRIVSFDRILAIGDAASLQSPLIFTGFGSLVRNLERLTDLLDMALKHNLLTAKDLENVRAYQSNVAVTWLFSKGMMVPTGKTLPPQRINAMLNTFFGLLADEPPEVSETFIKDKTDWLTFSRLAIKAARKNPALLLWIAEMAGSQDLIRWLGSYLDFSLDGVKNLFFGSWFPQWLKNSQSWLEKDNPRLWLKLLSFNYGLRN; from the coding sequence ATGAGAGAAATCCTTTACAGAGAAATTCCGACTCCTGACTCGAGCGCCGTTTGTCAATGGTTACAATCCGATTGGCAACCGGCCAGCGGTGTCAAGACAAATACACCTAACGGGGTGAGATTGCGCTTATCGGAGGCGCTCGAATTGTCGATCTTTGTCTGGACGCTGCAACGGACTACTTATTTAAAAGTTTTCCGCTGGGGTGAGCGATCGCATTACCTAGAAACATCCCTAACTCGGCAGCTCGATCGAGCTTTACAAAAGCGTTTCCCGCCGCAGTATACCACGATACCAAACATCGATCAAAAAAATCAGTCAATTTTTACAGCTTTAGAAGCGGACTATCCCCTAACGGTTCACTACTTCCGCAAAATGCCCCAAGGGGAGGCGGATTTAGAACGTTTGTACTGGTGGGAAAAACGTTGGCGCGACAGTGCCAAAAATCCCCAACAACCGCAGCCGGTAATTTTCTCTAGCAGTGAGGAAAATGATCATCCCATCGCCTACGACTTAATTTATATTGGTGGTGCCTTGGGGGCAATTCATGCGGCACAGATGGCCAAATTAGGTTATCGAGTCCTCTTAGTAGAAAGACTGCCTTTCGGACGGATGAATCGGGAATGGAATATCTCTCGATCGGAGTTTCAAAGTTTAATTAATTTAGGCCTATTTACTGCCGAAGAATTCGAGGAATTAATCTTCCAAGAATACCTCGATGGCTTTAATAAGTTTTTTGATGGCAATAATCCCCCCCATCTGAAAGCAAAAATTCTCCATACTCCCACAGTTTTAAATATCGCCATTAATTCCGATAAATTGCTGCAATCCTGCGGTAAAAAATTACAGGATCATGGCGGTAAAATTCTCGATCAAACAGAATTTATCAAGGCTAATATTACTGCTAATAGTGTTACTGTCACCCTCAATCACAGTGGAGAAATTCAACAGATAAAAGGTCGTTTATTGATTGATGCGATGGGTTCCGCCTCTCCCATCGCTTGGCAATTAAACGGAGTGCGTGCCTTTGATAGTGTCTGTCCGACGGTGGGGGCAGTAGTAGAAGGATTCGAGCCGGTGGTGTGGGATTCTCACTATGGCGATGTCTTAAATTCCCATGGCGATATTTCTAAAGGCAGACAACTAATTTGGGAATTATTTCCGGGGGAAGGAAAGGAATTAACCTTCTATCTATTTCACTATCATCAAGTCCATCCCGATAATCCCGGTTCTCTGTTGGAAATGTACGAAGATTTCTTTACTATTCTGCCCGAATATCGACAGTGTGACCCAGAAAAATTAACTTGGAAAAAACCAACCTTTGGTTATATACCCGGGCATTTCAGCACAGGAAAAAAAGATCGAATTGTCTCCTTTGATCGCATTTTAGCCATCGGTGATGCCGCCTCCCTGCAATCACCCTTAATCTTTACTGGATTCGGTTCTTTGGTGCGTAATTTAGAGCGCTTAACCGATCTTTTGGATATGGCATTGAAACACAATTTACTAACAGCTAAAGACCTAGAAAATGTGCGGGCCTATCAAAGCAATGTGGCGGTAACTTGGTTATTTTCTAAAGGAATGATGGTTCCCACAGGAAAAACCTTACCACCCCAAAGAATCAACGCCATGTTAAACACATTTTTCGGTTTATTGGCCGACGAACCGCCGGAGGTTTCCGAAACCTTTATTAAAGATAAAACCGATTGGTTAACCTTTAGCCGTTTAGCAATTAAAGCGGCCAGAAAAAACCCCGCTTTACTGTTATGGATAGCAGAAATGGCTGGCAGTCAGGATTTAATTCGTTGGTTGGGTTCCTATCTCGATTTTAGCCTTGATGGAGTCAAAAATCTGTTTTTTGGTTCCTGGTTTCCCCAATGGTTAAAAAACTCCCAAAGCTGGCTAGAAAAAGACAATCCCCGCCTCTGGTTAAAGTTATTGAGTTTTAATTATGGCTTAAGAAATTAG
- a CDS encoding c-type cytochrome, giving the protein MSYIILHLPISSSGGGILGQKVAKCKEKLIFPSAACVNSQLVKPKFGLYRFLMVIIVVLFLISTFLITFHLAKMSDPYIKEVLSRQGNVSRGYEIFQINCAACHGQFADGIVGPSLEDVSRRKSRISLIEQVISGKTPPMPKFQPDTQAMADLLVYLENL; this is encoded by the coding sequence TTGTCTTATATTATTCTCCATTTGCCTATCTCTAGCAGCGGCGGTGGAATTTTGGGGCAAAAAGTTGCAAAATGTAAAGAGAAACTCATCTTTCCTTCGGCAGCTTGCGTGAATAGTCAGTTAGTTAAACCAAAATTCGGGCTTTATCGATTCTTAATGGTTATAATCGTGGTTTTGTTCCTGATTAGCACCTTTTTAATCACCTTTCATCTGGCTAAGATGTCGGATCCCTACATTAAAGAGGTGTTATCCCGACAAGGCAATGTCAGTCGTGGTTACGAAATCTTTCAGATTAACTGTGCTGCTTGTCACGGTCAGTTTGCTGATGGCATCGTCGGACCGAGTTTAGAGGACGTTTCCCGTCGCAAATCGAGAATTAGTCTGATTGAACAGGTAATTAGCGGTAAAACACCGCCAATGCCCAAATTTCAGCCCGATACTCAGGCTATGGCTGATTTATTGGTTTATTTAGAAAATCTTTGA
- a CDS encoding IS630 family transposase (programmed frameshift): MRPYSVDFRQKIIDVWKKEKISIRGLAQRFDVAKSFIQKLLKQHKETGDIRPRPQGGSPPTKLNSEQLIILIEIIESNNDATLEELSDLLYEKTQVKVSRATLGRLTQKLNYSFKKKTLHAAEKESDRVQQKRVEYWSQVREIEASKLIFIDESGVNLALLRLYARALIGRRDRGRKPQKRGRNISIISAISLEKVVASVNIYGAVDAVTFEGFILKEVLPKIKEGDCLLMDNAKIHLGEMVREIIEQEKARLIYLPPYSPEFSPIENFWSKVKAILRKLKARTYKDLIEGIELAML; encoded by the exons ATGAGACCCTATTCCGTAGATTTTCGCCAAAAAATTATCGATGTCTGGAAGAAAGAAAAAATTTCTATTCGAGGACTAGCCCAGAGATTTGACGTGGCTAAAAGCTTTATTCAGAAGTTATTGAAGCAACATAAAGAAACAGGAGATATCCGTCCTCGTCCACAAGGGGGAAGTCCGCCAACCAAGTTAAATAGTGAACAACTGATAATTTTAATAGAAATCATCGAATCTAACAATGATGCAACTCTCGAAGAATTATCGGACTTACTGTATGAAAAGACACAGGTGAAAGTCAGTAGAGCCACCCTGGGGCGGCTTACGCAAAAACTCAATTACAGTTTCA AAAAAAAAACACTACACGCGGCGGAAAAAGAAAGTGACAGGGTACAGCAAAAAAGAGTGGAATACTGGTCTCAAGTTCGGGAAATTGAGGCATCAAAACTAATTTTCATCGATGAATCGGGGGTAAATTTAGCCCTTTTGAGACTCTATGCCAGAGCCTTAATTGGTCGAAGAGATCGGGGAAGAAAACCACAAAAAAGAGGGAGAAATATTTCAATAATTAGTGCTATAAGCTTAGAAAAAGTTGTGGCATCAGTCAACATATACGGTGCAGTGGATGCGGTAACATTTGAAGGATTTATTCTGAAGGAAGTGCTGCCAAAAATTAAAGAAGGAGACTGTTTGCTCATGGATAACGCCAAGATTCATCTCGGAGAAATGGTCAGAGAAATAATTGAACAAGAAAAAGCTAGACTCATCTATTTACCTCCTTATTCTCCCGAATTCTCTCCTATTGAAAACTTTTGGTCAAAAGTCAAAGCGATATTAAGAAAACTGAAGGCGAGAACTTACAAAGACTTAATAGAAGGGATTGAATTAGCTATGTTATAA
- a CDS encoding DUF2993 domain-containing protein produces the protein MEWLTITLASVLTLLTPAGAIIDRVLADILRSQVQKVEQLAVRVDNTPNYQALQGKIDRVRISARGIYPLADVRIEKIELETEPISLDLRRLQQKNGNLAASLRRPAAGALHLVLTETNVNQALQSAAVKGPIQTLINNLIPSREEFGITKYQFSQANFNFLNNNRVALRLQLETQRLDEPAASLDLSLEVGFKLVQGRKIELIDPTATLNGRRLSSRLLKGFAEGISTQLDLKNFEKQGIIARLLQLQIDDDKLSIAAFGRIEPRSGNPN, from the coding sequence ATGGAATGGCTAACAATCACTCTCGCTAGTGTTTTGACCCTGTTAACTCCCGCAGGGGCAATTATCGATCGGGTTTTAGCCGATATCCTTCGCTCCCAAGTCCAAAAAGTGGAACAATTGGCCGTGAGGGTCGATAATACTCCCAATTATCAGGCTCTGCAAGGCAAAATCGATCGAGTTCGCATTTCTGCACGGGGAATTTATCCCCTTGCTGATGTTCGCATTGAGAAGATCGAGCTAGAAACTGAGCCAATTAGCCTCGATTTGCGGCGATTACAGCAAAAAAACGGCAATTTAGCCGCCTCACTGCGCCGACCGGCTGCGGGGGCGTTGCATCTTGTCCTCACGGAAACTAATGTTAATCAAGCTTTACAATCGGCAGCGGTCAAAGGGCCAATTCAGACCCTGATTAATAATCTGATTCCCTCTAGGGAAGAATTCGGTATCACAAAATATCAATTTAGTCAAGCAAATTTTAACTTTCTTAATAATAATCGCGTCGCTCTGAGGCTGCAGCTGGAGACCCAAAGGCTGGACGAACCAGCAGCCAGCCTCGATCTTAGCCTAGAAGTGGGATTTAAGCTAGTGCAGGGGCGAAAAATCGAGCTTATTGACCCCACAGCCACTCTTAATGGTCGTCGCCTCTCCTCGCGCCTTCTCAAGGGGTTTGCCGAGGGTATATCCACCCAGTTAGATTTAAAAAACTTCGAGAAACAAGGAATTATCGCCCGCCTTCTCCAATTGCAGATCGACGATGATAAGCTGAGTATAGCCGCCTTTGGCAGAATTGAGCCTCGATCGGGGAACCCTAATTAA
- a CDS encoding mechanosensitive ion channel family protein yields the protein MNLLTRLEDWPYIILPITIVLSFLLLGWLVEQRVVSQLLSIAREKNLRFSEGVLRSLRGLSILWFGLLGLNIALSLPNLPLFPSLILLSQKFLLVAFLASATWAIAQLSVEILRVYTTGDDGISSLTSLFEFLAKVLIFSCGFLLILSSVGISITPLLTAFGIGGVSLGLALQNTLANLMSGINIITSKKVRPGDYIELRTGEAGYVRDVDLRCTVVEEITNNLLVIPNAQIISSSFRNYSLPDHSLLVPVEVGISYDSDLEKVEKITREVIQEITQLLQPNLGDYQPLIRYGKFDYYSILLTVYLKVVEEEFFQHLTIKHEFIKLLHRRYQQEGIKIPYPIFFPYPPTNPPS from the coding sequence ATGAACCTATTAACCAGACTGGAAGATTGGCCCTATATTATCCTACCTATCACCATCGTCCTCAGTTTCCTGCTGTTGGGATGGCTCGTAGAACAGCGCGTTGTCAGTCAACTTTTATCGATTGCCAGAGAAAAAAACCTGCGTTTCTCGGAAGGGGTTTTACGTTCCCTTCGTGGATTAAGCATACTTTGGTTCGGACTTTTGGGTTTAAATATTGCCCTCTCCCTTCCCAATCTTCCCCTCTTTCCCTCCCTGATTCTCCTGAGCCAAAAATTTCTGCTAGTGGCTTTTTTAGCTTCGGCTACTTGGGCTATTGCTCAATTATCCGTGGAAATATTACGAGTTTATACCACGGGAGATGATGGCATTTCTTCCCTAACTTCCCTATTTGAATTTCTCGCCAAAGTTCTGATTTTTAGCTGCGGTTTTTTGCTTATTTTAAGCTCGGTTGGCATTTCGATAACTCCGCTGCTTACTGCCTTTGGTATTGGGGGTGTTTCCCTCGGTTTAGCTCTCCAAAATACCCTAGCTAATTTAATGTCAGGGATTAATATTATTACTTCTAAAAAAGTTAGACCGGGAGATTATATTGAACTGAGAACGGGAGAAGCTGGTTATGTGCGAGATGTGGATTTAAGATGCACAGTAGTCGAAGAAATTACCAATAATCTTTTGGTCATTCCCAATGCTCAGATCATTTCTTCTAGTTTCCGTAACTATAGTTTACCAGATCACTCCCTACTGGTTCCCGTGGAAGTGGGCATTAGTTACGATAGTGACTTAGAAAAAGTCGAAAAAATTACGCGAGAAGTTATACAAGAAATCACCCAGTTATTGCAACCTAACCTCGGTGACTATCAACCTTTGATCCGTTATGGTAAATTCGATTACTATAGTATCCTGCTGACAGTTTATCTCAAGGTGGTAGAAGAGGAATTTTTTCAACATCTCACCATTAAACACGAATTTATTAAACTCCTACACCGACGCTATCAGCAAGAAGGAATTAAAATTCCCTATCCGATTTTTTTTCCCTATCCCCCCACTAATCCCCCTAGTTAA
- a CDS encoding GerMN domain-containing protein, with product MPSSRSSDKISLPWIIGIGLALFTAGGATAWFAVHHLSSSQKTSENPIESPSPVPISKSPIVEPVSPGPVKTSPTATPAAIPVRETRQVYWLKVTDTGNQLVSQKITVQKADSRDRELTAVLKILLAGPSNSKDMTTIPPGTKLLDLKVDKTGIKINLSREFGNDDGPDMLIGRLAQIIYTTTAEDPNAKVWIQVEGKPLELLGEGHGLEVAQPMTRKFFEENYQL from the coding sequence ATGCCTAGTTCTCGCTCTAGTGATAAAATCTCTTTGCCTTGGATAATTGGTATCGGCCTCGCTTTATTTACTGCTGGTGGGGCCACTGCTTGGTTTGCCGTCCATCACCTATCTTCCTCCCAGAAAACTAGCGAAAACCCGATTGAATCTCCCAGTCCAGTGCCGATAAGTAAATCGCCAATTGTTGAACCAGTTTCTCCGGGTCCAGTGAAGACAAGTCCGACAGCAACTCCTGCAGCTATTCCTGTTAGGGAAACTCGACAGGTTTATTGGTTAAAAGTGACCGATACGGGTAATCAATTAGTCAGCCAAAAAATTACCGTTCAAAAAGCCGATAGCCGCGACCGAGAGTTAACAGCAGTATTGAAGATTCTATTAGCCGGTCCAAGTAATTCTAAGGATATGACTACTATTCCCCCCGGGACTAAATTACTTGATTTAAAAGTAGATAAAACGGGAATTAAGATTAATCTCTCGCGGGAGTTTGGCAATGATGATGGTCCTGATATGTTAATCGGTCGTTTGGCACAAATCATCTATACTACTACTGCCGAGGATCCCAATGCCAAAGTCTGGATTCAAGTGGAAGGAAAACCCCTAGAATTATTAGGAGAAGGCCACGGTCTTGAAGTTGCCCAACCGATGACTCGTAAGTTTTTTGAGGAGAATTATCAGTTGTAA
- a CDS encoding O-linked N-acetylglucosamine transferase produces MSWQNEVKTALENNQYDIVSQFYEELIERETTEISHYWYLGLAYLLEDREEDAQATWLLVLSQAAESELSGWIKTLTQILDAEATRQENSQRLETSYLIRLHLQNLNPSFLNNLLHLMELEIQFQIFAMEKCHDWCVFELLENTATAAINLDLLLRVTEKVLIYPCTDTIHFLELAALHINNPEIIATKVISAIVNYAYQQKQSVFAINLVELCLRFLPEDLYLQNSLFNLYKTTTIDYKKSLEIADNFYKSCQTTTEKLLGISLVIAISQAKGDWGNLPKFIDELIQLIERQINAKQFNARPFIIDSILGVTICLPYYQDNPKINRYLQSKLAEIFQADVRTRYNYIAPVSSPKSPARKIKIGYIAYTLRRHSVGWLSRWLFHYHNRDKFEIYTYFVNQAADEITEKWFINNSDYSYNLPAKIEQITAQIRQDNLDILVDLDSLTNNTTCLVIALKPAPIQVTWLGLDASGIPAIDYFIADNYVLPENAEEIYSEKIIRLPNSYLSVDGFEVGVPTRRRTDLNIPDDAIIYLTVQSGLKRTLNMIYLQLQILQQVPNSYLLIKGFADKETIRELFLKSADELGISQDRLRFLPNDFNEETHRANLGIADIVLDTYPYSGATTTLETLWMGIPLVTRVGEQFAARNSYTFMKNAGISQGIAWSDEEYVQWGIKLGLDKNLREEVRWKLRKSRHTSPLWNSKQFTRNLETAYQQMWNIYCQS; encoded by the coding sequence ATGTCTTGGCAAAATGAAGTTAAAACCGCTTTAGAAAACAATCAATACGATATTGTTAGTCAGTTTTACGAAGAACTGATAGAAAGAGAAACCACAGAAATTAGTCATTATTGGTATTTAGGATTAGCCTATCTTTTGGAAGATAGAGAAGAAGACGCACAAGCTACTTGGTTACTGGTGTTGAGTCAAGCAGCCGAATCAGAATTATCGGGGTGGATAAAAACTTTAACTCAAATCTTAGATGCAGAGGCAACCAGACAAGAAAATTCCCAAAGACTAGAGACAAGCTATCTAATTCGATTGCATCTACAAAATCTTAATCCTAGTTTTTTAAATAATCTCCTGCATCTGATGGAATTAGAAATACAATTCCAAATTTTTGCGATGGAAAAGTGCCATGATTGGTGTGTATTTGAACTGTTAGAGAATACAGCTACAGCAGCAATTAATCTTGATTTACTGCTGCGAGTGACGGAAAAAGTTTTAATCTACCCCTGTACTGATACCATCCACTTTTTAGAATTAGCAGCCTTACATATCAATAATCCAGAAATAATTGCAACCAAAGTTATATCAGCAATTGTCAATTATGCTTATCAACAAAAACAAAGTGTATTTGCTATTAATTTAGTAGAACTTTGTTTGCGCTTTCTACCGGAGGATTTATACCTACAAAATAGTTTGTTTAATCTTTATAAAACCACCACTATTGACTATAAAAAATCTCTAGAAATTGCTGATAATTTTTATAAAAGTTGCCAGACAACTACTGAAAAGCTCTTGGGAATTTCTCTAGTGATTGCTATTTCACAAGCTAAAGGAGACTGGGGAAATTTACCTAAATTTATTGATGAATTAATACAACTAATCGAGCGACAAATTAATGCTAAACAATTTAATGCACGTCCTTTTATTATTGACTCTATTTTAGGAGTTACTATCTGTCTTCCCTACTATCAAGATAATCCGAAAATTAATCGCTATTTACAAAGTAAACTAGCAGAAATTTTTCAAGCAGATGTAAGAACCCGCTATAACTATATTGCTCCTGTTTCTTCTCCAAAATCTCCAGCAAGAAAAATAAAAATTGGTTATATTGCCTATACTCTCCGTCGTCATTCTGTGGGTTGGTTAAGTCGCTGGTTATTTCACTATCATAATCGAGATAAATTTGAAATTTACACCTATTTTGTCAACCAAGCAGCGGATGAAATTACTGAGAAATGGTTTATAAATAACTCAGATTATAGCTATAATTTGCCCGCAAAAATTGAACAGATAACTGCCCAAATTCGTCAAGATAACTTAGATATTTTAGTGGATCTTGATAGCTTAACTAATAATACAACTTGTCTAGTCATAGCCCTAAAACCCGCACCGATACAAGTAACTTGGTTAGGATTAGATGCCTCTGGAATCCCTGCTATTGATTATTTTATTGCCGATAACTACGTTTTACCCGAAAATGCTGAAGAAATTTATTCAGAAAAAATCATCCGACTTCCTAACTCTTATTTATCTGTAGATGGTTTTGAAGTGGGTGTTCCCACTAGGAGAAGAACTGATTTAAATATTCCCGATGATGCTATTATTTATCTGACCGTGCAATCGGGATTAAAACGCACCTTAAACATGATTTATCTGCAATTGCAGATTCTTCAACAGGTTCCTAATAGCTATCTTTTAATCAAAGGTTTTGCCGACAAAGAAACCATTCGAGAATTATTTCTCAAAAGTGCTGACGAATTGGGAATTAGTCAAGATAGATTAAGATTTTTGCCCAATGATTTCAATGAGGAAACCCATCGCGCTAATCTAGGAATTGCTGATATAGTTCTCGATACCTATCCCTATAGTGGTGCTACTACAACCCTAGAAACCCTCTGGATGGGGATTCCTTTAGTCACTAGGGTTGGTGAACAATTTGCAGCCCGTAATAGCTATACTTTTATGAAAAATGCCGGCATTAGTCAGGGTATAGCTTGGAGTGATGAGGAATATGTGCAGTGGGGAATTAAGTTAGGATTGGATAAAAATTTAAGAGAGGAAGTCCGTTGGAAACTCCGAAAGTCTCGTCATACATCTCCCCTCTGGAATTCCAAACAATTTACCAGAAATTTAGAAACTGCTTATCAACAAATGTGGAATATTTATTGTCAATCTTAG